A region from the Gossypium hirsutum isolate 1008001.06 chromosome A08, Gossypium_hirsutum_v2.1, whole genome shotgun sequence genome encodes:
- the LOC107961265 gene encoding ribonuclease P protein subunit p25-like protein isoform X2 — MDRYQKVEKPKSESPINDNEIRITSQGAIRNYINYAIALLQEKQAKEIVLKAMGQAISKTVAIAEIIKKRVPQLHQDTAISSLSITDVWNPIEDGLVPVEMTRHVSMLSITLSTGELNKNSAGYQAPHFVEESKPQYHYHQQQPQKQAQIPYNSVNEDNGGYSNWGRGGGRGRGWGYRGSGNERGRRGGGRGYNRGRGRMGGGRSRGGGGGY, encoded by the exons ATGGATAGATACCAGAAAGTAGAGAAGCCAAAGTCCGAATCACCCATTAACGACAATGAGATCCGAATCACTTCTCAAGGCGCTATTCGAAACTACATCAACTATGCCATTGCTCTTCTTCAG GAAAAACAAGCGAAGGAGATTGTCTTAAAAGCAATGGGACAAGCAATCAGTAAGACGGTAGCCATTGCCGAGATTATAAAG AAAAGGGTTCCCCAACTGCATCAAGATACCGCCATTAGTTCGCTGAGCATAACTGACGTGTGGAACCCTATTGAAGACGGACTTGTTCC TGTAGAGATGACTCGCCATGTCTCGATGCTTTCTATCACCTTGTCAACCGGAGAGCTAAATAAAAACTCTGCCGG GTATCAAGCTCCACATTTTGTTGAAGAATCTAAGCCGCAATATCATTATCATCAGCAGCAACCACAGAAACAAGCCCAGATCCCGTATAATTCTGTTAATGAAG ATAATGGTGGATACTCCAACTGGGGCAGAGGTGGTGGGCGAGGAAGAGGTTGGGGCTATCGTG GTAGTGGCAATGAAAGAGGCAGACGTGGAGGGGGCAGAGGCTATAACCGTGGCCGTGGAAGAATGGGTGGTGGCCGCTCAAGGGGTGGTGGTGGTGGCTACTAA
- the LOC107961265 gene encoding ribonuclease P protein subunit p25-like protein isoform X1, whose protein sequence is MDRYQKVEKPKSESPINDNEIRITSQGAIRNYINYAIALLQEKQAKEIVLKAMGQAISKTVAIAEIIKKRVPQLHQDTAISSLSITDVWNPIEDGLVPVEMTRHVSMLSITLSTGELNKNSAGYQAPHFVEESKPQYHYHQQQPQKQAQIPYNSVNEDSYGRGRGRGRGRGRSWGRGGYGNYPDNGGYSNWGRGGGRGRGWGYRGSGNERGRRGGGRGYNRGRGRMGGGRSRGGGGGY, encoded by the exons ATGGATAGATACCAGAAAGTAGAGAAGCCAAAGTCCGAATCACCCATTAACGACAATGAGATCCGAATCACTTCTCAAGGCGCTATTCGAAACTACATCAACTATGCCATTGCTCTTCTTCAG GAAAAACAAGCGAAGGAGATTGTCTTAAAAGCAATGGGACAAGCAATCAGTAAGACGGTAGCCATTGCCGAGATTATAAAG AAAAGGGTTCCCCAACTGCATCAAGATACCGCCATTAGTTCGCTGAGCATAACTGACGTGTGGAACCCTATTGAAGACGGACTTGTTCC TGTAGAGATGACTCGCCATGTCTCGATGCTTTCTATCACCTTGTCAACCGGAGAGCTAAATAAAAACTCTGCCGG GTATCAAGCTCCACATTTTGTTGAAGAATCTAAGCCGCAATATCATTATCATCAGCAGCAACCACAGAAACAAGCCCAGATCCCGTATAATTCTGTTAATGAAG ATTCATATGGCCGAGGAAGGGGTCGTGGTAGAGGGAGAGGGCGGAGTTGGGGTAGGGGTGGATATGGAAATTATCCAG ATAATGGTGGATACTCCAACTGGGGCAGAGGTGGTGGGCGAGGAAGAGGTTGGGGCTATCGTG GTAGTGGCAATGAAAGAGGCAGACGTGGAGGGGGCAGAGGCTATAACCGTGGCCGTGGAAGAATGGGTGGTGGCCGCTCAAGGGGTGGTGGTGGTGGCTACTAA